The proteins below are encoded in one region of Peribacillus muralis:
- a CDS encoding MarR family winged helix-turn-helix transcriptional regulator, whose amino-acid sequence MNPTQLFHQYLQVSRSLVSKMNEQITSLEIYHNQWTILNYLKNCGYSTIPDICNYLDVDSVIITRSVNSMEQNSMIKQVPGKDEQEKRIELTPRGKEVHTKCLKIAEKIEGKALEGITEEEQELFFQTVLKILNNIRN is encoded by the coding sequence ATGAACCCTACTCAATTATTTCATCAATATTTACAAGTTTCCCGATCATTAGTCAGTAAAATGAATGAGCAAATTACCTCCCTTGAAATTTATCATAATCAGTGGACAATTTTGAATTATTTAAAAAACTGTGGGTATTCCACCATACCCGATATTTGTAATTACCTGGATGTAGATAGTGTCATCATCACCCGTTCAGTCAACAGCATGGAACAAAATAGCATGATTAAGCAAGTACCAGGAAAAGATGAACAGGAAAAAAGAATTGAACTGACTCCCCGGGGCAAGGAAGTACATACAAAATGCCTTAAAATCGCAGAAAAGATTGAAGGAAAAGCCTTGGAGGGCATCACGGAAGAAGAACAGGAGTTATTTTTCCAGACTGTCCTTAAAATTCTCAATAATATAAGAAATTGA
- a CDS encoding hemolysin family protein, producing MDILNLVIIAILIALTAFFVATEFAIVKVRSTRVDQLIEEGNPNALSARKVISNLDEYLSTCQLGITVTALGLGFLGEPTVENILRPLLIQLNLHSASHILSVAIAFSSITFIHVVVGELAPKTLAIQKAEQVTLLVSKPLIWFNKIMYPFIWVLNGSARALTKMLGLKAVSEHDLAHTEEELRIIVSESYKSGEINQSEFKYVNKIFEFDDRIAKEIMVPRTEIATISKDDTIEQFFTVMAEDNFTRYPVIDGDKDHVIGMVNIKELFTEMIDKSNHTAATINRYVRPIIRVIDSIPIHDLLLKMQKERIHMAILMDEYGGTSGLVTVEDILEEIVGDIRDEFDLDEVPDVRKIKEDHYIIDAKVLVSEMNDLLGLDINDEDIDTMGGWILTENYEAKQGDVLTFGPYNFRIKEMEDHHIRYIEIYKPAKIVSEVKEFPMISQTEIVS from the coding sequence TTGGACATATTAAACTTGGTTATCATTGCCATTTTAATTGCTTTAACAGCATTTTTTGTCGCTACGGAGTTTGCGATCGTTAAAGTGAGAAGCACGAGGGTCGATCAATTAATTGAAGAAGGAAATCCAAATGCTCTTTCAGCAAGGAAGGTCATATCCAATCTTGATGAATACCTTTCGACTTGCCAGCTCGGCATTACCGTCACTGCCTTAGGGCTGGGGTTCCTTGGAGAACCGACGGTTGAAAACATTTTGCGACCACTTTTAATTCAATTAAATCTTCATTCTGCTTCACATATACTCTCAGTTGCGATTGCCTTTTCTTCCATAACGTTCATACATGTCGTCGTTGGGGAACTGGCACCGAAAACATTGGCGATTCAAAAAGCGGAGCAGGTTACGTTATTGGTTTCCAAACCTTTAATATGGTTTAACAAAATCATGTATCCGTTCATCTGGGTACTGAATGGCTCCGCAAGGGCGCTGACAAAAATGCTAGGATTAAAAGCAGTTTCTGAACATGATTTGGCTCATACAGAAGAAGAGCTGCGTATCATCGTTTCCGAAAGCTATAAAAGTGGCGAAATTAACCAATCTGAGTTTAAATACGTGAATAAAATCTTTGAATTCGATGATAGGATAGCAAAAGAAATCATGGTTCCGCGTACTGAAATCGCTACGATATCCAAGGATGATACGATTGAACAGTTTTTCACCGTCATGGCGGAAGACAACTTTACCCGTTATCCTGTCATTGATGGCGATAAAGATCATGTCATCGGTATGGTCAATATCAAGGAACTCTTCACTGAAATGATTGACAAAAGCAATCACACGGCCGCAACGATCAACAGATATGTTCGTCCGATCATACGCGTCATTGACAGCATACCGATTCACGATTTATTGTTAAAAATGCAAAAAGAACGAATTCATATGGCTATCCTCATGGATGAATATGGCGGGACATCAGGCCTGGTGACAGTTGAAGATATCCTTGAAGAAATCGTTGGCGATATTCGGGATGAATTTGACCTGGATGAAGTGCCTGATGTGCGTAAAATAAAAGAAGATCATTATATAATCGATGCAAAGGTATTGGTCAGTGAAATGAATGATTTACTTGGTCTGGATATTAATGATGAAGACATCGATACGATGGGCGGATGGATCCTTACCGAGAATTACGAAGCAAAGCAAGGTGATGTCCTAACTTTTGGACCTTATAACTTTAGGATAAAAGAAATGGAAGATCACCATATTCGCTATATTGAAATATATAAACCAGCAAAAATTGTAAGTGAAGTAAAAGAATTTCCGATGATCTCGCAAACAGAAATCGTTTCATGA
- a CDS encoding YitT family protein yields the protein MKMMERMAAVLAGSMLVGVGINFFLIPYHLLDGGMIGIGLIFHYYIGLPTGLGVILSSIPLYIYAWYFEKKLFLNSLHGLLFSSLCIDIFSDAITGWNLPIYVSAVIGGALIGLGIGLMLRYGTSTGGTDMLAQILSRKSGLNVGLLIFFIDGCVLLFGLSVVGTSVFLYSFLTIIAVAMLTSVTVMRTA from the coding sequence ATGAAAATGATGGAAAGGATGGCAGCGGTTCTTGCCGGCAGCATGCTCGTAGGGGTTGGTATCAACTTCTTTCTGATACCTTACCATTTACTGGATGGTGGCATGATCGGGATTGGGCTGATTTTTCATTACTATATCGGACTTCCAACAGGCTTGGGGGTAATTCTGAGCAGTATTCCGCTATATATATATGCATGGTATTTTGAGAAAAAACTATTTCTGAACAGCTTGCATGGCCTGTTATTCTCTTCTTTATGCATCGATATTTTTTCCGACGCCATCACTGGGTGGAATTTACCCATTTATGTTAGTGCTGTAATTGGGGGAGCGTTGATCGGACTCGGAATTGGCTTGATGCTTCGTTATGGAACCTCTACAGGTGGAACGGATATGCTGGCACAAATCCTTTCGAGGAAGAGCGGACTCAATGTTGGTTTACTGATTTTCTTCATTGATGGATGCGTTCTGCTTTTCGGATTGAGTGTTGTAGGGACTTCCGTTTTTCTATATTCATTTTTAACGATCATCGCAGTAGCCATGCTGACTTCAGTCACCGTGATGCGAACGGCTTAA
- a CDS encoding undecaprenyl-diphosphatase produces MNYELFQAVHRHAGHHLFMDGFMVFITEKALIIYAIALLLMWFLGSRIYKKTVLLAALTGFLGLLLNLIISKIYFEPRPFVTHLVDVLIYHTADASFPSDHTTGAFSLAFAVLFRHRKIGLGMLLLAVLTGISRIYVGHHYPIDVMGSIVVGMLVSVFIYKTSSFLEQILQSIIDIYYRVAQFPQKK; encoded by the coding sequence ATGAATTACGAGTTATTTCAAGCCGTTCATCGGCATGCAGGCCACCATCTTTTCATGGATGGCTTTATGGTATTCATTACTGAGAAAGCATTGATCATATATGCCATAGCTTTACTTCTCATGTGGTTTTTGGGCAGTAGGATATATAAAAAAACGGTACTTTTGGCAGCACTGACAGGATTTTTAGGTTTACTCCTTAATTTAATAATTAGTAAGATTTATTTTGAGCCGCGCCCGTTCGTTACCCATTTGGTTGATGTGTTGATCTATCATACCGCAGATGCTTCGTTCCCAAGTGATCACACGACAGGTGCTTTTTCACTCGCCTTTGCTGTTTTATTTCGTCACCGTAAGATAGGTTTAGGTATGCTTTTATTAGCGGTTTTAACAGGGATTTCACGCATTTATGTCGGTCATCATTATCCAATTGATGTGATGGGCAGTATAGTTGTGGGTATGTTGGTCAGTGTGTTTATTTATAAAACCAGTTCATTTCTTGAACAAATTCTACAATCAATCATTGACATTTATTATCGGGTTGCACAATTTCCGCAAAAAAAATAA
- a CDS encoding Lmo0850 family protein, giving the protein MKNRIINKYKDLGIHIEKTKSRQEIFNNVSQADSSLLTTAAFSQFARKTETKGILMQ; this is encoded by the coding sequence ATGAAGAACCGAATCATCAATAAGTATAAGGATCTCGGGATTCATATTGAAAAAACGAAGTCACGCCAGGAGATTTTCAATAATGTTTCGCAAGCAGATTCATCCTTACTCACCACAGCTGCTTTTTCGCAATTCGCCCGAAAAACGGAGACTAAAGGAATACTGATGCAATGA
- a CDS encoding helix-turn-helix domain-containing protein yields MSEVNHKSELGFKLKSLLKERSLSMRKLSELTDIDTATISRIINGKRKAKPEHIQQFSKALGVPFSELLTAAGYDIEEKEDKMNSDIHTSVESIQTILESANLYDKNFSIASVEKKLAIYEELTQSEEGKDTILNRFADKVQKVGSIGPFISHLKEMYERFRLKNGTPAELTLIGSALIYFILPVDVIPDYTFPIGYLDDAMAVQLVMNLISIK; encoded by the coding sequence ATGTCTGAAGTCAATCATAAAAGTGAACTTGGTTTTAAATTGAAAAGCTTATTGAAAGAACGATCATTATCAATGCGAAAACTTAGTGAACTTACTGATATTGATACAGCAACAATTTCGCGGATAATTAACGGTAAACGAAAAGCCAAGCCAGAGCATATACAGCAATTTTCTAAGGCTTTAGGAGTTCCCTTCTCAGAATTGCTTACTGCAGCGGGCTATGATATTGAAGAGAAAGAGGATAAGATGAATTCAGATATTCACACTTCTGTTGAGAGCATCCAAACTATCCTTGAATCCGCTAACTTATATGATAAAAATTTTTCTATAGCAAGTGTAGAAAAAAAACTGGCTATTTATGAAGAGCTCACACAATCAGAAGAAGGAAAAGACACGATACTTAATAGATTTGCGGACAAGGTTCAGAAGGTAGGAAGTATTGGTCCATTTATTAGTCATTTGAAGGAGATGTATGAAAGATTCCGACTTAAAAATGGCACTCCAGCTGAACTCACTTTAATTGGAAGTGCACTTATATATTTCATATTACCAGTGGATGTTATTCCGGATTATACATTTCCGATTGGTTACTTAGATGACGCCATGGCTGTACAACTGGTGATGAATTTAATCTCAATTAAATAA
- a CDS encoding DedA family protein: MVSQLIMTILNWFAEMGYMGILLGLMVEVIPSELVLGYGGYLVGLGKMNFWGAVLAGVAGGTMAQLFLYWAGYYGGRPFLLKYGKYILIKEKHIFMAEEWFQRYGVGVIFTARFIPVIRHAISIPAGIARMSVWKFSFYTIAAVIPWTILFLSLGKILGENWQQIREITAPYLIPAAGFSFVCIMLYIIWKKKSPPPIVSVKKK; encoded by the coding sequence ATGGTATCACAGCTTATAATGACGATATTGAATTGGTTTGCTGAAATGGGTTATATGGGGATATTGTTGGGACTGATGGTCGAAGTCATTCCAAGCGAGCTTGTTCTCGGATACGGTGGATATTTGGTGGGCCTTGGAAAAATGAATTTTTGGGGAGCCGTACTTGCAGGTGTAGCCGGTGGGACGATGGCGCAATTATTTCTATATTGGGCTGGGTACTATGGCGGGCGGCCTTTTCTTTTGAAGTATGGAAAGTATATCTTAATTAAGGAAAAGCATATTTTTATGGCTGAAGAGTGGTTTCAACGATACGGGGTAGGTGTCATTTTCACTGCTCGATTCATCCCGGTTATCCGTCACGCGATTTCAATCCCCGCAGGTATTGCTAGAATGTCCGTATGGAAATTCAGCTTCTATACAATTGCGGCAGTGATACCCTGGACCATTTTGTTTTTATCCTTGGGAAAGATCCTCGGCGAAAATTGGCAGCAGATCAGGGAGATTACTGCGCCTTATTTAATTCCGGCAGCTGGTTTTTCCTTTGTCTGCATCATGCTTTATATCATCTGGAAAAAGAAGAGCCCCCCTCCGATCGTATCGGTCAAAAAAAAATAG
- a CDS encoding LCP family protein: MKKNGYKKNRFRILIFTVIACLLLGGTYIYSQFYDFTSHTFRELERGSKSNKREQMISPLKDNISILIIGEDTSETRENGDGTNARSDALLLATINKQDTAINLVSIPRDTRMYIPIKDKEDKIAHAHAFGGIEGTIDTVENFLDVPVDYYIKFNFDSFLSLIDTIGGIDVDVPVTFTEQDSQDKAGAIHLEKGHQHLSGEQALALTRTRKIDNDFFRGQRQQLVIEAIGKKVLSLNSIGKMNDILDEVGPHTSTNLSAKNILTIASTLMGKNIEFNKQQIKCNDEYINGIYYAIPDIENVKEISREINQVLQEK, from the coding sequence ATGAAAAAGAACGGATACAAAAAAAACAGATTTAGAATTCTCATTTTTACCGTGATCGCTTGTTTACTTTTGGGAGGAACTTATATTTATTCCCAATTCTATGATTTTACCAGTCATACATTTCGTGAACTCGAAAGGGGAAGTAAATCCAATAAAAGAGAACAAATGATATCTCCTTTAAAAGATAATATTTCGATTTTAATCATAGGTGAAGACACGAGTGAGACAAGAGAAAATGGTGATGGAACGAATGCTCGCTCAGATGCATTGTTACTTGCTACAATCAATAAACAGGATACGGCAATCAATCTCGTAAGCATCCCACGTGATACTAGAATGTATATACCGATTAAAGATAAGGAAGACAAAATTGCCCATGCGCATGCCTTTGGCGGTATAGAAGGTACAATAGATACAGTTGAAAATTTTTTGGACGTACCTGTCGATTACTATATTAAATTTAATTTTGATTCATTTCTCAGTCTAATAGATACTATTGGAGGGATTGACGTTGATGTCCCCGTCACTTTTACGGAACAAGATAGTCAAGATAAGGCAGGTGCCATTCATTTAGAAAAAGGGCATCAACATCTTAGTGGCGAGCAGGCTTTAGCACTAACTAGAACACGTAAGATTGATAATGATTTTTTTCGCGGGCAACGTCAGCAATTGGTGATTGAAGCAATTGGAAAAAAAGTTTTATCCTTAAATTCAATAGGGAAAATGAATGACATATTGGATGAAGTAGGTCCGCATACTTCTACAAATCTATCTGCAAAAAATATCCTGACCATTGCAAGTACGCTTATGGGTAAAAATATCGAATTTAACAAGCAACAAATTAAATGTAATGATGAATATATAAACGGAATTTATTATGCAATACCCGATATTGAGAATGTCAAAGAAATATCACGGGAAATCAACCAAGTTTTACAAGAAAAATAA
- the ytvI gene encoding sporulation integral membrane protein YtvI — translation MNAAVFFRWFWRFLFLLGIIIVIPYSWALILALLTAILLDGMVRMMSETAKLHRLWAVLISFVLYVGGLLGITYFSFSVLIKKIMVYSEGFPGLIREMYLTAILPVIRQWEQYSQTLPPNLIQSVEQTMEKSVKALEGFTEGFVQDMVQFVTLIPGLFIDFLIYLIALFLISLELPKLKKKAMQYLKTSTFQKISLVYHDLSMAAVGFIKAQVLLSLITFIMAYGGLWLLNVRYAIPLALLIVVVDILPILGTGSVLVPWAVIVWAQGNHHFGIGLVILFLVITIIRRIIEPKIYSANMGLSPLASLISLYLGFKMLGFIGLFLGPSLVIVYETLKKAGVIKSNFKL, via the coding sequence GTGAATGCTGCTGTTTTTTTTCGCTGGTTTTGGAGATTTCTTTTTCTCTTGGGCATAATAATCGTTATTCCCTATTCATGGGCTTTGATTTTGGCGCTACTCACTGCGATTCTTTTGGATGGAATGGTCCGGATGATGAGTGAAACGGCTAAGCTGCATCGCCTATGGGCCGTCTTGATTTCATTCGTTTTATATGTAGGCGGCCTACTAGGTATCACCTATTTCTCCTTTTCGGTATTGATCAAAAAAATCATGGTCTATTCCGAGGGATTTCCTGGATTGATACGTGAAATGTATTTGACGGCGATATTGCCTGTCATAAGGCAATGGGAACAATATTCCCAAACGTTGCCGCCAAATCTCATTCAATCTGTAGAACAAACGATGGAAAAGAGCGTCAAGGCTCTTGAGGGGTTCACAGAGGGATTCGTTCAGGATATGGTCCAGTTCGTTACGCTAATTCCGGGTTTATTCATTGATTTCCTCATTTATTTAATCGCTTTATTCTTGATCAGCCTGGAATTGCCTAAGTTAAAGAAAAAGGCAATGCAATACTTAAAAACGTCCACCTTCCAAAAGATATCGTTAGTTTATCATGATTTAAGCATGGCAGCAGTTGGCTTCATCAAGGCACAGGTTTTATTGAGTTTAATTACATTCATTATGGCATATGGCGGGCTATGGCTATTGAATGTGAGATATGCAATCCCGCTGGCTTTGTTAATTGTTGTTGTGGACATTCTCCCGATATTGGGTACGGGATCTGTCCTCGTTCCTTGGGCAGTCATTGTTTGGGCACAAGGAAATCACCATTTTGGGATTGGTCTGGTTATCTTGTTCTTGGTCATTACCATTATTAGAAGGATTATAGAACCAAAAATCTACTCAGCAAATATGGGGTTGTCCCCATTGGCTTCGTTGATCAGTCTTTATTTAGGGTTTAAAATGCTAGGATTCATCGGACTTTTCCTTGGACCTTCGCTTGTGATCGTTTATGAGACGTTAAAGAAGGCAGGTGTCATCAAATCCAACTTTAAATTGTGA
- a CDS encoding GNAT family N-acetyltransferase, with product MEIRRLFMNESPPLHLLLLADPSRELVEDYLKKGICFVGERNNQILGVYVLLQVGPESMEIKNIAVDENHHGRGIGRQLIGHAISYAKEQGYKTVEIGTGNSSIGQLALYQKCGFRIIAVDRDFFTKHYDEELYENGIQCQDMVRLSRSIR from the coding sequence ATGGAGATAAGAAGGTTATTCATGAATGAATCACCACCGTTGCATCTGTTGCTGTTGGCAGATCCATCAAGGGAATTGGTAGAGGACTATTTGAAAAAAGGAATATGCTTCGTTGGTGAGCGAAATAACCAAATCCTCGGCGTGTATGTTTTGCTGCAAGTAGGACCGGAATCAATGGAGATAAAAAACATCGCAGTGGATGAAAATCATCATGGAAGAGGAATCGGTAGACAATTGATTGGACATGCCATCAGCTATGCAAAGGAACAAGGGTATAAAACGGTGGAAATCGGTACGGGGAATTCAAGTATTGGACAGCTTGCCCTTTATCAAAAATGCGGATTCAGGATAATTGCCGTTGATCGCGATTTTTTTACTAAACATTATGACGAAGAATTGTATGAAAATGGAATTCAGTGCCAGGATATGGTTCGCTTGTCTCGAAGCATTCGGTGA
- a CDS encoding FixH family protein, with translation MKKIYMVSALIIMLVGCQQKEMQEDKEVNSAVPESMEASIAIKGSLDQGKEVILETTVKQGDQLVNEADEVLFEIRKSGQDKREMLDAKNTGSGKYQVMHTFTEQGKYIVVAHVTAKGLHVMPEKEIAIPGHEDEGASIHPRSDVSIEFQSNPVKAGSSSIFAATVELDGKPLTNADVNFEVWKDGSDESHFTKAEDDGDGKYLNKVSFTEAGTYKVQVHVEKDEVHEHQLQTIQVNK, from the coding sequence ATGAAAAAAATCTATATGGTTTCTGCGTTGATAATTATGCTTGTGGGCTGTCAACAGAAAGAAATGCAAGAGGATAAAGAAGTGAACAGTGCCGTTCCGGAATCCATGGAAGCATCGATTGCCATTAAAGGGAGTTTGGATCAAGGAAAGGAAGTCATTCTTGAAACGACAGTGAAACAAGGGGATCAATTAGTGAATGAAGCTGATGAGGTACTGTTTGAGATAAGAAAGTCCGGACAAGATAAAAGGGAAATGCTTGATGCGAAAAATACGGGGAGCGGTAAGTATCAAGTGATGCATACATTTACGGAGCAAGGGAAATATATCGTGGTTGCCCATGTAACGGCCAAAGGGCTACATGTGATGCCTGAAAAAGAAATTGCCATTCCAGGACATGAAGATGAAGGTGCATCAATACATCCTAGATCGGATGTATCGATTGAATTCCAAAGCAACCCTGTAAAGGCTGGAAGCAGTTCGATTTTTGCCGCTACCGTGGAATTGGATGGAAAGCCACTGACAAATGCAGATGTGAATTTCGAGGTTTGGAAGGATGGCAGCGACGAAAGTCATTTTACTAAAGCTGAGGATGATGGAGATGGGAAATACTTAAATAAGGTATCATTCACTGAAGCAGGTACCTATAAGGTGCAGGTGCATGTTGAGAAAGACGAGGTTCATGAGCACCAGCTGCAAACCATTCAAGTGAACAAATGA
- the rodA gene encoding rod shape-determining protein RodA has product MKRNDVQLDYILLITLLFLFIYSLFAVYSGSGQYETQDPYYFLKRQVIWYIIGIGVMVVVASFDFELLERWAAPLYALGMGLLLLVHFFGTFKNGAIRWISIGPMELQPSEFMKVFLILYLAVVLKRFANRKLSFKESIPTTLKVLLLTIAPFYLILVQPDLGSALVIAAIAFSLILASGIAYRLLIILVFGFMALIGFLFYLHNNFYDMFIKFIKPHQLERIYGWLSPDEFASSYGYQLKQALLGIGSGQMFGNGFNQGSQVQSGRIPEAHTDFIFSVIGEEFGFIGAAILISLYFILLYRITIIAFNSNNIFGYFICGGVIGLISFQVFQNIAMTIGLMPVTGIALPLLSYGGSALITNMMALGLVFSVNLRSKKYMFSKSGNL; this is encoded by the coding sequence TTGAAAAGAAATGATGTACAGTTGGATTATATATTGTTGATCACTTTACTCTTTTTATTTATATATAGCTTATTTGCTGTCTATAGTGGATCTGGACAATATGAAACCCAAGACCCTTATTATTTTTTGAAGCGGCAAGTGATTTGGTACATTATTGGAATAGGTGTAATGGTAGTTGTAGCATCTTTTGATTTTGAGTTGTTAGAAAGATGGGCAGCGCCCCTTTATGCTTTAGGAATGGGATTATTATTGCTGGTACACTTTTTTGGAACGTTCAAAAACGGAGCTATCCGATGGATAAGTATTGGACCAATGGAGTTGCAGCCGTCAGAGTTTATGAAAGTGTTTCTGATTTTATATTTAGCCGTAGTATTAAAACGTTTTGCAAATCGAAAGCTATCCTTTAAAGAGAGTATTCCAACTACGTTAAAAGTACTCTTGTTAACAATCGCACCATTCTATTTAATCTTGGTGCAGCCTGACTTAGGATCTGCACTTGTAATCGCAGCAATTGCTTTTAGTTTAATTCTTGCTTCTGGGATTGCTTACCGATTATTGATAATTTTAGTTTTTGGCTTCATGGCTTTAATAGGCTTTCTTTTTTATTTACACAATAATTTTTATGATATGTTCATAAAATTCATCAAGCCCCATCAATTGGAACGGATTTATGGCTGGCTAAGCCCTGATGAGTTTGCCTCAAGCTATGGTTATCAACTAAAACAAGCCCTTCTGGGAATTGGGTCAGGTCAAATGTTTGGAAATGGTTTTAATCAGGGAAGTCAGGTGCAAAGTGGAAGGATACCTGAAGCTCACACTGATTTCATCTTTTCCGTCATTGGAGAAGAATTCGGATTTATTGGTGCAGCCATTCTGATAAGCCTGTATTTCATCTTGCTTTATCGAATAACGATCATTGCATTTAATTCCAATAATATATTTGGCTACTTTATATGTGGTGGAGTGATTGGGTTAATATCATTTCAGGTTTTCCAAAATATCGCTATGACGATCGGCTTAATGCCAGTTACTGGAATTGCCTTGCCGCTTCTAAGTTATGGTGGGAGTGCATTGATAACCAATATGATGGCCCTAGGATTAGTATTCAGTGTCAATTTACGTTCCAAGAAATATATGTTCAGTAAGAGTGGAAATTTGTGA
- a CDS encoding nitronate monooxygenase encodes MFKDLLRYPIIQAPMAGGASNPKLAAAVSNAGGVGFLAAGYKTAREMKDEIEQTRRLTEFPFGVNVFVPGNEVIDENSVLAYREKIEQAAESVGASVGNAVADDDDWDNKLTVLKASKVDFVSFTFGCPESRIIRDLQSAGSLIIVSVTNLQEAKRAAGAGADVLCVQGIEAGGHRASFENSTEDDYGLLVLIRMIEKDLNVPIIAAGGLMHGKDIAAVLAAGAMAAQLGTAFLRCPESGASPIHKAALSNPRFSHTAVTRAFSGRRARGLVNHFITEYDHAAPAAYPHIHHMTKQLRKVAAQKGNPEYMALWAGQGYKLSKEIPASELVELLVEELKSVRGVYGDGDKKVIHE; translated from the coding sequence ATGTTCAAAGATTTATTGAGGTATCCCATCATTCAAGCACCAATGGCAGGCGGGGCATCCAATCCAAAGCTTGCGGCTGCAGTGTCCAATGCGGGAGGGGTGGGATTTCTTGCAGCTGGCTATAAGACTGCAAGAGAAATGAAAGATGAGATAGAGCAGACCCGTCGTTTGACGGAGTTCCCTTTTGGTGTCAATGTATTCGTGCCGGGTAACGAAGTGATTGATGAAAACTCAGTATTGGCTTATCGTGAGAAAATTGAACAGGCCGCCGAGAGTGTGGGCGCCTCGGTTGGTAACGCAGTTGCTGATGATGATGATTGGGATAATAAATTGACTGTATTGAAAGCGTCCAAGGTTGATTTCGTGAGTTTTACATTTGGCTGTCCTGAATCCAGAATAATAAGGGACCTTCAAAGCGCAGGATCGCTCATTATCGTGTCCGTAACGAACCTTCAGGAAGCGAAAAGGGCGGCAGGTGCTGGTGCCGATGTTTTATGTGTGCAAGGGATTGAGGCAGGAGGGCATCGAGCCAGCTTTGAAAACAGTACAGAGGATGATTATGGTCTATTAGTATTGATAAGGATGATTGAAAAAGACCTGAACGTACCGATCATTGCCGCAGGTGGATTGATGCATGGTAAGGATATCGCTGCTGTGCTCGCTGCAGGGGCGATGGCGGCACAATTGGGGACGGCATTCCTTCGCTGTCCAGAGAGCGGTGCAAGTCCCATACATAAGGCAGCGCTCAGCAATCCTCGTTTTAGCCACACTGCAGTTACCCGGGCTTTTAGCGGTCGAAGGGCACGCGGGTTGGTGAACCACTTTATAACGGAATATGATCATGCTGCACCAGCCGCTTACCCACATATCCATCACATGACTAAGCAATTACGAAAAGTGGCAGCGCAAAAAGGCAATCCTGAATATATGGCTTTGTGGGCAGGACAAGGGTATAAACTTAGCAAGGAAATACCGGCTTCTGAATTGGTGGAGCTTCTTGTGGAAGAACTTAAATCAGTAAGGGGGGTGTATGGAGATGGAGATAAGAAGGTTATTCATGAATGA